A portion of the Bacteroides faecium genome contains these proteins:
- a CDS encoding SusC/RagA family TonB-linked outer membrane protein, which yields MNHFAAKMFWLLLTLTVFSANIRGQQSEKRISLEFKNERLANAFKKIEEASGYKFIFNYEDIFAYGVTGSIRNKTVTEALDEVIGKKPLVYKIDGNFITIALKPGSPEAEAKSRLCQLDGIVIDENRQPLPGAHVIIEGTKWVTTTDINGAYNFLVENSTTYTLRFSYLGMQTRQVKVSVEKGLANKKVSPVILKESDAALSEVVITGYQVMDRRESASAVSSIKAADIMVQGVSSIDQMLQGTIPGMAVMNTSGEPSATPKIRIRGNATINGNKSPVWVVDGVILEQDVPFTASDINSEDAEYLIGNAISGVNPQDIESITVLKDASATAIYGVKAANGVIVVTTKKGKAGRPVITYNGNVTLNTRPSYSNYHQMNSQERIAFSKQLVDAGYNFGRTPYGPTYEGAYEALMNKDMTLDEFKSEVGAMQTRNTDWFKHLFRNSITHTHNVSVSGGTEKMTYYISAGYQNIEGAAKGSDTEKISTLAKMTMDINKHISFTAKVDFTNTANSGYSSSVNPFNYAYNKSRTIPAFNNDGSYYMTYEKAGNTGTKSIGYNILKELDNTGKSSQLDDFNALLQLDVNIISGLKYTGTFSYHNTNTAQRDWATEQSYNISDIRGWDYGMYTPYDTDIYNASALPYGGMLYQSNLRKTGYTIRNQVSYTGIFGGYHHVNVMAGTEARRNAYKGVGITGYGWTPEFGEKFNPVITELFTSQYIQTGKTLPANTNSFTQVASFYGVASYSYDNRYILNMNIRSDGSNKFGSNPKYRWLPTYSFAVKWNLMNEAFLKDVSWIDNLALRSSYGIQGNIHEDSSPYLIITTGNRVENIPTSSIRLLPNPDLRWEKTRSWNAAVDFSLLEGRLRGGLDVYGKKTSDLIMSKTVASSNGRTLLYYNAGEMTNKGVEGFVNIGLLKRKDWEWRIGMNFSRNINKITYANPEDLSDVEIVEKMLNGSLAIEGAPIGSLYAYEFAGINQDNGYAMFYTRDGRESIRGSKTDMRLVRCGSIFPKLTGGFDTQLRYKDFSLSMNFTYSIGSVARIPNYYADNTHYIDPLSNLSTDWLKCWNKPGDQTIYPASYNSTALTNYFGTEAGAAYDTYDATIKGKTIYPYEMYNYSNIRVAKADFLKLKLVSLSYNFPKKMLQPLNVNSLMLRFQVTNLFTIADKKWNGLDPETNGANIPALPTFSLGVNVSF from the coding sequence ATGAATCACTTTGCGGCCAAAATGTTCTGGTTGTTGTTGACCTTAACAGTATTCAGCGCCAATATCCGGGGACAACAAAGTGAAAAGAGGATTTCACTTGAGTTCAAAAATGAACGGCTTGCCAATGCTTTCAAGAAAATAGAGGAAGCAAGCGGATACAAGTTTATCTTTAACTATGAGGATATCTTTGCCTATGGCGTCACGGGGAGTATCAGGAACAAGACAGTCACCGAAGCGCTGGATGAAGTGATTGGCAAAAAGCCGTTGGTGTATAAGATAGACGGCAATTTTATTACGATTGCCCTGAAACCCGGCAGTCCGGAAGCTGAAGCAAAATCCAGGCTATGCCAGTTGGACGGTATCGTCATAGACGAAAACAGGCAGCCGCTTCCGGGAGCGCACGTCATCATTGAGGGAACGAAATGGGTGACAACCACGGATATAAACGGGGCTTACAACTTTCTAGTTGAAAACAGCACAACTTACACGCTCCGGTTTTCTTATCTGGGAATGCAAACAAGACAAGTCAAAGTATCTGTCGAAAAGGGACTTGCCAACAAGAAGGTATCTCCTGTCATCTTGAAAGAAAGCGATGCCGCCTTGAGTGAGGTTGTCATCACAGGTTATCAGGTGATGGACCGCCGTGAATCCGCCAGTGCGGTTTCCTCTATAAAAGCTGCGGACATCATGGTGCAGGGAGTCAGTTCTATCGACCAGATGCTTCAGGGTACTATACCGGGCATGGCGGTAATGAATACTTCGGGTGAGCCTAGTGCCACTCCCAAAATCCGTATCCGTGGTAACGCCACCATCAACGGTAATAAATCGCCGGTATGGGTGGTGGACGGAGTTATCCTTGAACAGGATGTACCTTTCACTGCTTCGGATATCAATAGTGAAGATGCCGAATATCTGATAGGTAACGCCATCTCGGGGGTAAATCCGCAGGATATTGAAAGTATCACTGTATTGAAAGATGCATCGGCAACCGCCATTTATGGTGTGAAAGCCGCTAATGGGGTGATTGTGGTTACCACCAAGAAAGGAAAGGCAGGACGTCCCGTCATTACTTATAATGGTAATGTCACGCTGAATACCCGTCCTTCCTACTCCAACTATCATCAGATGAATTCGCAGGAACGTATCGCTTTCTCCAAACAGTTGGTTGATGCCGGATACAACTTCGGACGCACGCCGTATGGTCCGACATACGAGGGGGCTTATGAAGCATTGATGAACAAAGACATGACTCTGGACGAGTTCAAATCGGAAGTCGGCGCCATGCAGACAAGGAATACGGACTGGTTCAAGCATTTGTTCCGCAACAGCATCACGCATACTCACAACGTCAGCGTGTCCGGCGGTACGGAGAAAATGACTTATTACATCTCTGCCGGTTATCAGAATATCGAAGGCGCGGCTAAAGGTTCGGATACTGAAAAAATCAGTACGCTGGCTAAGATGACGATGGATATTAACAAGCACATCAGCTTTACCGCCAAAGTGGACTTCACCAATACTGCCAATAGCGGATACAGTTCTTCTGTCAATCCTTTCAACTATGCATATAACAAGTCAAGAACCATTCCTGCTTTCAACAATGACGGCTCATATTATATGACTTATGAGAAAGCCGGAAACACCGGAACAAAGTCTATCGGCTATAATATCCTCAAAGAGCTGGATAATACCGGAAAATCATCGCAACTGGATGATTTCAACGCCTTGCTCCAACTGGATGTGAATATCATCAGCGGACTGAAGTATACCGGTACTTTCTCTTACCACAATACCAATACGGCACAAAGGGACTGGGCTACCGAACAGTCTTACAACATAAGCGATATCAGAGGATGGGATTATGGTATGTACACTCCCTATGATACGGATATTTATAATGCGTCCGCACTCCCTTACGGTGGTATGCTGTATCAATCCAACCTGCGTAAAACGGGTTATACCATTAGAAACCAAGTAAGTTACACCGGAATATTCGGTGGATACCATCACGTCAATGTCATGGCAGGTACGGAAGCACGACGCAATGCTTACAAAGGCGTAGGAATCACGGGCTACGGCTGGACACCGGAATTCGGCGAGAAATTCAATCCGGTGATAACCGAGCTGTTCACCAGTCAGTATATACAGACGGGAAAGACGCTTCCTGCCAATACCAATTCCTTCACACAGGTTGCCTCTTTCTACGGCGTGGCTTCCTACTCATATGACAACCGCTATATTCTGAATATGAATATCCGTTCGGATGGTTCCAACAAATTCGGCAGCAATCCCAAATACCGCTGGTTGCCTACTTACTCATTCGCGGTGAAATGGAATTTGATGAACGAAGCATTCCTGAAAGATGTTTCCTGGATAGACAATCTGGCTCTCAGAAGTTCCTACGGTATCCAGGGAAATATCCACGAAGATTCCTCGCCCTATCTGATAATCACGACTGGTAATAGGGTGGAGAATATTCCGACTTCAAGTATCCGTTTATTGCCCAACCCCGACTTGAGATGGGAGAAAACACGTTCGTGGAACGCTGCTGTCGACTTCTCCTTGCTCGAAGGACGGCTAAGAGGTGGACTCGATGTCTACGGCAAGAAAACATCTGACCTGATTATGAGTAAAACGGTAGCCTCATCCAACGGAAGAACCCTGCTATATTATAACGCAGGAGAAATGACCAACAAGGGGGTGGAAGGTTTTGTCAACATCGGACTTTTAAAGCGGAAAGACTGGGAATGGAGAATCGGCATGAACTTCAGCCGCAACATCAATAAAATCACTTATGCCAACCCGGAAGATTTAAGTGATGTGGAGATTGTAGAAAAGATGCTGAATGGTAGTCTCGCCATAGAAGGAGCCCCTATCGGTTCCCTTTACGCTTATGAGTTTGCAGGTATCAATCAGGACAACGGCTATGCCATGTTCTATACAAGGGATGGAAGAGAATCGATCCGGGGCTCAAAGACGGATATGAGACTAGTACGCTGCGGCTCCATCTTCCCCAAACTGACCGGTGGATTCGACACGCAACTTCGTTATAAGGATTTCTCTTTATCCATGAATTTCACTTATAGTATCGGAAGCGTGGCACGGATTCCCAATTATTACGCAGATAATACACATTATATAGATCCGTTGAGCAACCTTTCCACCGACTGGCTGAAGTGCTGGAACAAGCCCGGCGACCAGACCATCTATCCGGCGTCGTATAACAGCACCGCATTGACCAACTACTTCGGAACGGAAGCGGGAGCCGCTTACGATACTTATGACGCGACAATAAAAGGAAAAACTATTTATCCATACGAAATGTATAATTACAGCAATATCAGGGTGGCGAAAGCTGATTTTCTCAAACTGAAACTCGTTTCGCTTAGTTACAATTTCCCCAAAAAGATGTTGCAACCGTTGAATGTCAACAGTCTGATGCTGCGTTTTCAGGTAACTAATCTGTTCACCATTGCGGACAAGAAGTGGAACGGGCTGGATCCGGAAACGAACGGAGCCAATATCCCCGCTTTACCGACATTCAGTTTAGGAGTAAATGTTTCATTTTAA
- a CDS encoding RagB/SusD family nutrient uptake outer membrane protein yields MNKKIIHIASFTAILSLFSCSDYLKEDSADLLIPESVTDFVPLLLGEGYPDRFGSQISFVNLMTDDVEMGPLYYTTEQKNDKYCTTWREGIDAKAGYGEAAFVWQSDYSENIKDGFWSGRYSNILGCNTIINALPEMTYAETEEGLYRALAAQAYALRAYHYFCLINTYALPYSTANLDKPGVVIKTSPEIQIAPQPRATIREVYALINDDIKKAQEYMAGAVFQCEKYTGRKPEITSAAIYFLAARIALFQQDWDGVISAAEKFLAKNSSIHDLNNEDATLFGYVSSFEKTGFCANNQQLDEVVFGFGRSDGGYDYLAPNSPVLMYYEYGFHTSWTGENSLIGLYNEDDLRLQAYFQRRYNKSGNTFNPTYYAGQYHPHKYDQRAGTNYSSQAWRTPELYLNLAEAYTQKASGVSNDAIGLLNQLRVKKYKSGSPDAEKQVSDFATKDDLIQFIWQERRRELCFEEIMRFWDMRRQGMPSVEHQLFSSPKEYSVYRLKTGSPNYVLPIPEDETSYNNAIENNQREVIASSSQGTLE; encoded by the coding sequence ATGAATAAGAAAATTATACATATAGCGTCTTTTACGGCTATCCTGTCGCTCTTTTCATGCAGCGACTATCTGAAAGAGGACTCAGCAGACTTGCTGATACCCGAATCTGTAACCGATTTTGTCCCGCTGCTTTTGGGAGAAGGTTATCCCGACCGGTTCGGCTCGCAAATATCTTTTGTCAACCTGATGACGGACGATGTAGAAATGGGCCCTCTCTACTATACTACGGAGCAGAAAAACGACAAGTATTGTACCACCTGGCGGGAAGGAATAGATGCCAAGGCGGGATATGGTGAAGCTGCTTTCGTATGGCAGAGTGATTATTCGGAAAATATCAAAGACGGATTCTGGAGCGGACGGTATAGCAACATACTGGGATGTAACACTATTATCAATGCCTTGCCGGAAATGACTTATGCAGAAACGGAAGAAGGACTTTACCGGGCATTGGCGGCACAGGCATATGCACTGCGCGCTTATCATTACTTCTGCCTGATAAATACGTATGCCCTTCCTTACTCGACAGCCAACCTGGATAAACCGGGCGTTGTGATAAAGACCAGCCCGGAAATACAAATTGCTCCGCAACCGAGGGCTACTATCAGAGAGGTATATGCATTAATCAATGATGACATAAAGAAGGCACAGGAGTATATGGCGGGAGCTGTATTCCAATGTGAAAAGTATACCGGCAGAAAACCGGAAATTACTTCTGCTGCCATCTATTTCCTGGCAGCACGAATCGCTTTGTTCCAGCAGGACTGGGACGGGGTTATCTCGGCGGCTGAGAAGTTTCTGGCCAAGAATTCCTCTATCCACGACTTGAATAATGAAGATGCAACCTTATTCGGGTACGTTTCATCTTTCGAGAAGACCGGCTTTTGCGCCAACAACCAGCAACTGGATGAAGTAGTCTTCGGATTCGGACGGAGTGACGGTGGTTATGATTATCTTGCGCCGAACAGTCCTGTGCTCATGTACTACGAATATGGCTTTCATACTTCGTGGACAGGGGAAAATTCTTTAATCGGACTATATAATGAGGACGACTTGCGGCTTCAAGCTTATTTCCAAAGAAGATATAACAAATCCGGTAACACATTCAATCCTACTTATTATGCGGGACAATACCACCCGCACAAATACGACCAGAGAGCGGGCACAAACTATTCCAGTCAGGCCTGGAGAACTCCCGAACTTTACTTGAACCTGGCAGAAGCATATACACAGAAAGCAAGCGGTGTCAGCAATGACGCTATCGGGTTACTCAACCAACTGCGGGTAAAGAAATACAAATCGGGAAGCCCCGATGCCGAAAAGCAAGTCTCGGACTTCGCAACAAAAGATGATTTAATTCAATTCATCTGGCAGGAGCGTCGCAGGGAGTTGTGTTTTGAAGAAATTATGCGTTTTTGGGATATGCGCCGCCAGGGTATGCCGTCTGTGGAGCATCAGCTTTTCAGTTCGCCCAAAGAGTACTCGGTATATCGTCTGAAAACGGGAAGTCCGAACTATGTGCTTCCTATTCCCGAAGATGAGACTAGTTATAATAATGCTATTGAGAACAACCAGCGGGAAGTTATCGCTTCTTCTTCGCAGGGAACACTTGAATAA
- a CDS encoding TlpA disulfide reductase family protein — MKSWIINTIIAVCLTTGMGFAQVPYQIEGKWATGIGKKVYLSNFPADTPEAVTIDSTIVAPDGSYKLSGKLDKMQLLSVTHEGSKGYRPLMGDGKPANILIRDVEYSYKAPAAAYEIIGDSIEHKASEAILAYWGHDFIRKMSEGMFVTGIEKSAKENDLSKKAECEEKLKAVLQERENEKNDFLNQYGNCLAAPYFIVMNLLKGIPVDETEAFYNGMGEKAKKTPKGIELKESIAKMKALAPGAKAPDFTLPTVTGEDFSLKSLKGHIVILDFWASWCAPCIAEMPTVKEIYAKYKDKGLKVVGISMDNSKAAWMKSIDKIQIPWLHVSSLKGMKRCPVAELYQVYAIPKLYIIDKEGKIVDKDLRGEDLKKKVDELFARQ; from the coding sequence ATGAAAAGCTGGATTATAAATACCATAATCGCCGTCTGTCTGACAACGGGAATGGGATTTGCCCAGGTTCCCTATCAAATCGAAGGAAAATGGGCTACCGGAATAGGGAAAAAGGTCTATTTGAGTAACTTCCCTGCAGATACTCCCGAAGCGGTAACGATTGATTCGACCATCGTAGCCCCGGACGGAAGTTACAAGCTCTCGGGAAAACTGGACAAGATGCAACTCCTGTCTGTCACTCATGAAGGTAGCAAAGGATACCGGCCACTGATGGGTGACGGAAAACCTGCCAATATACTCATAAGGGATGTAGAATACTCTTATAAGGCGCCGGCAGCCGCTTATGAAATAATAGGGGATTCAATAGAGCATAAGGCTTCTGAAGCTATCCTGGCATATTGGGGACATGATTTTATACGCAAGATGAGCGAAGGAATGTTTGTCACCGGCATAGAAAAAAGTGCCAAAGAAAACGACCTGTCGAAGAAAGCTGAATGTGAGGAGAAGCTAAAGGCTGTTCTTCAGGAAAGGGAGAACGAGAAAAATGATTTTCTAAACCAGTATGGAAATTGTCTCGCCGCGCCTTACTTCATTGTTATGAATCTGCTGAAAGGTATTCCTGTGGATGAGACGGAAGCATTCTACAACGGTATGGGAGAAAAGGCAAAAAAGACACCGAAGGGAATCGAACTGAAAGAAAGCATTGCAAAGATGAAGGCTTTGGCTCCGGGAGCGAAAGCACCGGATTTTACATTGCCGACTGTGACAGGAGAGGATTTTTCGCTCAAAAGTCTAAAAGGTCATATTGTCATTCTCGATTTTTGGGCTTCCTGGTGTGCGCCCTGTATTGCAGAAATGCCTACTGTTAAGGAAATATATGCAAAATACAAAGATAAAGGGTTAAAGGTAGTAGGCATCTCTATGGATAACTCAAAAGCAGCATGGATGAAATCCATTGACAAAATACAGATACCGTGGCTCCATGTTTCATCTCTCAAAGGTATGAAAAGATGTCCGGTTGCAGAACTTTATCAGGTGTATGCTATTCCTAAATTATATATCATAGACAAGGAAGGAAAAATCGTAGACAAAGACTTACGTGGAGAGGATTTAAAGAAAAAGGTGGACGAGCTTTTCGCTCGTCAGTAG
- a CDS encoding glycosyl hydrolase 115 family protein — translation MRHKFLFSLFSLLFVTLAIHSKQKEFVLTSGETVAISCSPSEGLVVHTALELLTRDIQTVLSSTAQVNESTGMIVVGTLGQSELLEQTGVDVSVLKGKRQAFLLTVSPEGKLVVAGSDKHGTAYGILEISRLLGVSPWEWWADVTPNKKELFKLSRKFRSVQSPSVEYRGIFINDEDWGLMPWSNRTYEPSDVKGEIGPRTNERIFELLLRLRANTYWPAMHECTLPFFLTKGNREAAKKYGIFIGASHCEPMACNAAGEWKRRGDGAYDYVNNSAAVYKFWEDRVKEVAGQEILYTLGMRGVHDSKMQGAKTVEEQKAVIDRVFVDQRGLIGKYVNKDMTKVPQVFIPYKEVLDIYHAGLQVPDDITLMWCDDNYGYIRHFPTAEERVRKGGNGVYYHVSYWGRPHDYLWLGTMSPSLIYQQMKLAYDQGIQKMWILNVGDIKPAEYQIELFMDMAWNLDALASEGVTSHLKHWLEREFGTSCAKAVLPVMQEHYRLAHIRKPEFMGNTREEEKDPAYRIVKDLPWSEKEINERLQAYGELSETVERMALKVPVDRQSAYFELVKYPVQAAAQMNRKLLYAQLARHGKADWEQSDLAYDSIAALTKQYNSLEDGKWNRVMDFKPRKLPVFDRVERKNATSSMAKERIAIHKWNGLDGKNKQSGKVVTTPVTYEGLGYEGRAAGINMGDALTFSFGTCEADSVEVDIRLLPNHPVHGEQLRFSVSLDGSKPEVISYETKGRSEEWKENVLRNQAIRKIVFPVSGKKSHQLVIKALDEGVILDQVMLYMPDKR, via the coding sequence ATGAGACATAAATTTCTGTTTTCTCTATTCAGTCTTCTGTTTGTCACTTTGGCTATCCATAGCAAGCAAAAAGAATTTGTTTTAACTTCCGGTGAAACGGTTGCGATAAGTTGTAGTCCTTCTGAAGGACTGGTAGTGCATACTGCATTGGAACTGCTAACCCGCGATATTCAGACCGTATTGTCGTCCACTGCCCAAGTGAATGAAAGTACTGGAATGATTGTCGTAGGAACGTTAGGGCAGAGTGAACTTCTTGAACAAACAGGTGTAGATGTCTCAGTCTTGAAAGGGAAACGACAAGCCTTTCTACTGACTGTGTCACCGGAAGGAAAACTGGTGGTAGCTGGTAGTGATAAACATGGCACAGCATACGGAATACTCGAAATCTCCCGTTTGCTGGGTGTCTCCCCTTGGGAATGGTGGGCAGATGTGACTCCGAATAAGAAGGAACTTTTCAAACTTTCACGGAAGTTCCGAAGTGTCCAGTCGCCCTCGGTGGAATATCGCGGAATTTTTATCAATGACGAAGACTGGGGCTTGATGCCATGGAGCAACCGGACTTATGAACCTTCGGATGTGAAAGGTGAAATCGGACCTCGGACGAATGAGCGTATTTTCGAACTGCTGCTTCGCCTGCGTGCCAATACCTATTGGCCGGCTATGCACGAATGTACACTTCCGTTCTTTTTGACCAAAGGCAACCGGGAAGCGGCAAAGAAATATGGAATATTCATAGGTGCTTCGCATTGCGAACCGATGGCTTGTAATGCTGCCGGTGAGTGGAAGCGGAGAGGCGATGGAGCGTATGACTATGTAAATAACAGTGCCGCAGTTTATAAATTCTGGGAAGACCGTGTGAAAGAGGTTGCCGGCCAGGAAATACTCTATACGCTGGGTATGCGTGGCGTGCATGACAGCAAGATGCAGGGGGCCAAAACGGTGGAAGAGCAGAAGGCGGTGATAGACCGCGTGTTTGTAGACCAGCGTGGATTGATCGGGAAATACGTCAATAAGGATATGACTAAAGTGCCGCAGGTCTTTATCCCTTATAAAGAAGTGCTTGATATTTATCATGCCGGATTGCAGGTTCCCGATGACATTACATTGATGTGGTGTGATGATAATTACGGCTATATCCGCCATTTTCCTACTGCCGAGGAGCGTGTGCGTAAAGGGGGGAATGGCGTTTACTACCATGTATCTTATTGGGGACGTCCGCATGACTATCTTTGGTTGGGTACGATGAGTCCTTCATTGATTTATCAGCAGATGAAACTCGCCTATGATCAGGGCATACAGAAAATGTGGATATTAAATGTCGGGGATATCAAGCCTGCCGAATATCAGATAGAACTGTTTATGGATATGGCTTGGAATCTGGATGCGTTAGCTTCGGAAGGAGTGACCTCTCATCTGAAACATTGGTTGGAACGGGAATTCGGGACTTCATGTGCAAAGGCTGTATTACCTGTAATGCAGGAACATTATCGTTTGGCTCATATCCGCAAACCGGAATTTATGGGAAATACGAGAGAAGAGGAAAAAGATCCCGCCTACCGTATTGTTAAAGATTTGCCCTGGAGTGAAAAAGAGATAAACGAGCGTTTGCAGGCTTACGGTGAGTTGTCGGAAACGGTGGAACGTATGGCTTTGAAAGTTCCGGTTGACAGGCAGAGTGCCTATTTTGAATTGGTGAAATATCCGGTACAGGCTGCCGCGCAAATGAACCGGAAGCTATTGTACGCTCAGTTGGCGCGTCATGGAAAGGCGGATTGGGAACAGAGTGACCTTGCTTATGACAGCATTGCTGCATTGACGAAACAGTATAATTCTCTGGAAGATGGTAAATGGAACCGTGTGATGGACTTCAAGCCTCGCAAACTACCAGTATTTGATAGAGTGGAGAGAAAAAATGCGACTTCGTCAATGGCAAAAGAGCGTATCGCTATCCATAAGTGGAACGGGCTGGACGGCAAGAATAAACAGAGCGGAAAGGTAGTAACAACTCCTGTTACTTATGAAGGCTTGGGCTATGAAGGCAGGGCGGCAGGCATCAATATGGGAGATGCATTGACTTTTTCTTTCGGTACATGTGAAGCGGATTCGGTAGAAGTAGACATCCGTTTGTTGCCTAATCATCCTGTGCACGGAGAGCAATTGCGCTTCTCAGTATCTTTGGACGGTTCAAAACCTGAAGTAATTTCTTACGAAACGAAAGGACGCAGTGAGGAATGGAAGGAGAATGTATTGCGTAATCAGGCTATCCGGAAGATAGTGTTTCCGGTATCCGGAAAGAAATCCCACCAACTGGTGATTAAGGCATTGGACGAAGGAGTGATATTGGATCAAGTGATGCTCTATATGCCGGATAAACGTTAA
- a CDS encoding SGNH/GDSL hydrolase family protein: MKSKLLLACTILLFCSCFLYGQNQSSKVSNSNENNNSGWVQHPWQGKKVGYIGDSITDPNCYGDKIKKYWDFLQEWLGITPYVYGISGRQWNDVPRQAELLKKEHGGEVDAIIVLMGTNDFNAGVPIGEWFTETEEQVMAARGETKKMETRKKRTPVMDGTTYKGRINIGITRMKQLFPDKQIVLLTPLHRAFADFGEKNVQPDENYQNSCGEYVDAYVQAVKEAGNIWGLPVIDFHAVTGLNPMIEEQLIYFYDSGFDRLHPNTKGQERMARTLMYQLLTLPVAF, translated from the coding sequence ATGAAAAGCAAATTATTACTCGCATGTACAATCCTATTGTTCTGTTCTTGTTTTCTGTACGGACAGAATCAATCTTCTAAGGTCTCAAACTCCAATGAAAATAATAACAGCGGGTGGGTTCAGCATCCATGGCAAGGGAAGAAAGTAGGGTATATAGGGGATTCTATCACAGACCCTAACTGCTATGGTGACAAGATAAAAAAGTATTGGGATTTTCTACAGGAATGGTTAGGGATTACTCCTTATGTATATGGGATAAGCGGGCGGCAATGGAACGATGTTCCCCGTCAGGCAGAACTGTTGAAGAAAGAACATGGCGGAGAAGTGGATGCAATCATTGTTTTGATGGGCACGAATGATTTTAATGCCGGTGTACCTATTGGAGAATGGTTTACGGAAACGGAAGAACAGGTGATGGCGGCTCGTGGCGAAACCAAAAAGATGGAAACCCGTAAGAAACGGACTCCTGTGATGGATGGAACTACTTATAAGGGACGTATTAATATAGGGATAACACGGATGAAGCAGCTTTTTCCTGATAAACAAATCGTTCTGCTGACTCCGCTGCATCGCGCATTTGCCGATTTCGGAGAAAAGAATGTGCAGCCCGACGAAAACTATCAGAATAGTTGCGGTGAATATGTGGATGCTTATGTGCAAGCAGTCAAAGAAGCCGGTAATATTTGGGGACTGCCTGTGATAGACTTTCACGCTGTGACGGGGCTGAATCCGATGATAGAGGAACAACTTATCTATTTTTATGATTCGGGTTTCGACCGTCTGCATCCTAACACGAAAGGGCAGGAACGCATGGCACGTACATTAATGTACCAATTACTAACATTGCCGGTAGCCTTTTAA
- a CDS encoding HlyD family secretion protein yields the protein MENRKPEIELRSEDFNEVLSAVPAWIVRWGITMIACVVLMLLVGSAVFRYPDIISSTVSLTGTTPVSAVVARTSGKLQELYVENNQQVQANALLAVIENPARTDDIIRLKELVQQAESNLDTIALVPSQQLQLGSLQSLYSSFYLSMSEYKQFKELAYHLKKIGLVKARIVQNEAYYTNMLKQKELSAAQTEIAHQQYARDSLLGVKGLISKEAVEESYSRYLQSFLSAENMDRSLENLQIQLAQMNESLYDTEYQYLDQRNTLETKLRSLINQLRAEIDAWEINYALITPVDGEITLTQYWTNNQNVTAGNIVFNIVPTNQGEIIGKALLPTERSGKVKKGQKVNIRFNNYPDKEFGIVKGTVKNISLIPVVDGQNVKSYMVDIQLPNGLRTSYNKELPFLPEMEGQADIITEDISLLERFLMPIRKVITEGLKNEDM from the coding sequence ATGGAAAACAGGAAACCGGAAATAGAATTAAGAAGCGAAGATTTCAATGAAGTGCTGAGTGCCGTCCCCGCATGGATTGTCCGTTGGGGAATCACGATGATAGCCTGTGTCGTTCTGATGCTGCTTGTAGGCAGTGCCGTATTCAGATACCCGGACATCATCAGTTCTACAGTAAGCTTGACCGGAACCACGCCTGTGTCCGCAGTGGTGGCTAGGACTTCGGGGAAGTTGCAGGAACTGTATGTTGAGAACAATCAGCAAGTGCAAGCAAATGCTTTGCTTGCAGTGATAGAGAATCCTGCCCGGACGGATGATATAATCCGGTTGAAAGAGTTGGTACAACAAGCTGAGAGTAATCTGGATACTATTGCTTTGGTCCCTTCCCAACAGCTTCAGCTTGGTAGCTTACAGTCTCTTTATTCGTCTTTTTATCTTTCTATGTCCGAATACAAGCAGTTTAAAGAGTTGGCTTATCATTTAAAAAAGATAGGCTTGGTAAAAGCTCGGATTGTGCAGAATGAAGCTTATTATACCAATATGCTGAAACAGAAAGAATTGTCGGCAGCCCAGACAGAAATCGCCCACCAACAATATGCCCGGGATTCTCTCTTGGGTGTCAAGGGGCTTATTTCTAAAGAAGCTGTCGAAGAGTCTTACAGCAGATACCTGCAATCTTTCCTCTCGGCAGAAAATATGGACCGCTCTTTGGAAAACCTGCAGATTCAACTGGCACAGATGAATGAGTCTTTGTATGATACGGAATATCAGTATCTGGATCAGAGAAATACGCTGGAAACGAAGTTGCGTTCGCTCATCAACCAATTAAGGGCTGAGATAGATGCTTGGGAGATAAACTATGCGCTGATAACTCCGGTAGACGGTGAGATTACCCTGACACAGTATTGGACGAACAATCAGAATGTGACGGCAGGAAATATCGTTTTTAATATTGTTCCTACTAATCAGGGGGAGATTATCGGAAAGGCGCTGTTACCGACGGAAAGGTCTGGCAAGGTAAAAAAGGGTCAGAAGGTGAATATACGGTTTAATAATTATCCGGATAAAGAATTTGGAATCGTGAAAGGAACGGTAAAAAACATCTCTTTGATACCGGTAGTGGATGGACAGAATGTCAAAAGCTATATGGTAGATATCCAACTTCCGAACGGATTACGAACCAGCTATAACAAAGAATTGCCGTTTCTGCCGGAAATGGAGGGACAGGCGGATATTATCACCGAAGATATATCTTTATTGGAAAGGTTCCTGATGCCAATAAGGAAAGTGATAACAGAAGGATTAAAGAACGAAGATATGTAA